The DNA segment GGTTGGGCGCGTAAGTATTCATTATTCCCGTATCCGTTCGCCACCGCCTGTTGCGCTATGGAATACATGGCGCTGTCTATGTCGCCCTACGATATCGATCGTTTCGGTGCGCTCTTGCCCCGTTTCAGTCCGCGCCAGGCGGATTTGCTGATGGTCATCGGCACGGTCAACCACAAATTGTCGCCGGTGTTGAAGCGGGTCTATGATCAAATGTCTGAACCGAAATGGGTGATGGCGTTTGGCGCCTGCGCGGCGAGCGGCGGTTTTTACGACAATTATGCGACCGTTCAAGGTATCGATCGAATCATTCCCGTGGACGTCTACGTC comes from the Deltaproteobacteria bacterium genome and includes:
- a CDS encoding NADH-quinone oxidoreductase subunit B, whose product is MEHVDHVVGRGDSSFGQDKLLAETVVLTRLDKAVGWARKYSLFPYPFATACCAMEYMALSMSPYDIDRFGALLPRFSPRQADLLMVIGTVNHKLSPVLKRVYDQMSEPKWVMAFGACAASGGFYDNYATVQGIDRIIPVDVYVPGCPPRPEAVLDGLMELQNRIAQQKHPMS